cattGCGACACTGTTATCAATTAACTTTTGACATGATGATTAAGAAACAGAAACACTATTACCTACTGCATTTGCAGTTGCAAAGCTCaatcataaatgacgtcctcTTCTTTCAATACTGCCAGCAGAAGCAGACTGATATCATTAATAATTAACTTGTACTCCCAAACAGATCTAATTGGTGCGGAACCCACATTCGACTCTCCAAAACGCGTATTTACTTAGTTATTAATATTTATATCGGCTGGCAGCACTGCAAAACGAGGatgtcatttatgaatgatcgtCAAAGTACTGTGCGATTGAGGtacttgccttcggcgcgggcatcaactctcgcacacggttgaatttttttactttcgccccttgtcattcaatttactatttgttgtttcaaatatattttgcaaACTTATCGCATCTCCTTTTCTTTAAGTTTTGTTTCTCAATTTTATAATGCGTAAACTAACTGAGATATGTatgattcaatgattttcattgaaaggtgagtttgcttatatgaatacgctatttcctccgctccatacaaattttgacattagactATACCTATAGAGTATACTTCCATTGCTCCTATCGACAGAAACATTACAAATGAGACGTTATCTTCAGCTAGAGGAGAGGTCTCTTCTCTTTAGAGCAAACTGTATGTGAAAACCATgaagtaatagtattttatatACCTAGAACTGTAAACCATTTTTTCGACTTCGTCTCGAACCATTTACGCCACTTCGAACCGAGATACCACTTTCCAGTTCTACGCATGTAAATAGTTCTATATTTTATgtaactcagcatcataatgttcgaCACCTGCACATATAGTAACACATTTTGTGGTCAAtcatagttatttatgcaaataGGGTCACGTGAAGGTATATTATCGAACTAGATGCGAAAGATCTTCTAATCTGTAAGCTAAAGTTGATGTGAAGCAAAACGTTCGATCTATTAACCATTTCCATGGGTAATTTGACCCGCTCATGCATATATTCTAGCGATTCGGTGAAACCTAATCTCGAAATACCGTCTCTGCACCCAACttcaatttaaacaattttaagtCTTTTGATTCACTAAATGCCTAATCCTATAAGCTAAAAAGCTGTTGAGAAGCAATACTTGAGATTTTTTAACCTTTTCCATCGATAATTTGACCCGTACATGCATTCTAGCCATTTCGTAAAGCTTAATCGCGACATATCGTCTCTCTACCCATACCCaacttcaatatttatatTCGAATACATTGCACTAATTCCCTCGCCATTTCAGACGCGATTCGTTTGAAAGAACAAAGATGTCGCAAGGAGTCTCATAAGCTGTGTGTCAACTTGACATATACCAGTAGGACAACACTCTTTCatctattttacaaacacGGTCCAGTTCTTGATACGTCTTTTcaaattgttattatttttgcaCCTAAATAACTTCTCAGTTTGAGTTGTACCTGCCTAAATTAGAAACAAACCAAAAAGCGGCCTACGTGTCAggcaaaacgtttttcaattCAAGGATATCGTTGcatatttttccatttgttGAACGTAACACTGACCGGAATCTCCGaacgaaatttgtttattccaataatttcatttgttgtcgATTCAGTTATGTCTGAATACGAAGATGAAGATTCGCGGACCGTatttattgcaaatttatCCGACAAAGTGACTGAAGCACTGTTATACGAACTGTTTATGCAGGTAAAATGGTCCGAGCGTAACGCGCTGCATTCGTCTCTATAAtggattttcaatttcaggGAGGACCTCTCGAAAAAGTGTCACAACCAAAAGATAAAGATGGTCGTGCTCGTGCCTTCGCCTTTGTAACATACGTAAGTTGCATGTGTTTCGTTGGCGCTGAGATCTAAAATTCTCGTCTTGATTTCTAGGTTCATGCCGTCTCAGTTCCCTATGCCGTAAGTTTATTTCAAGGGACCCAGCTATTCAATCGTGAACTTACAATTAAGCCACGGAACAGTAACAATCCGAATGCTCAACAAAGACCGGAAAATCCGATGCCACAGCAACCGCAACCGTTACGAAATCCGTTCGATTCCAATGCGAGATTCGGTAACAATGGTAGCAGCCGTTTTGATCGTCCCGATCAACTATCATCGTTGCGATCTGGTTTCAATCCGATTCCGACAAAGGCGTCAATGCAAATGCAACCGCTGTTATCTCAACGTACTAGCAATCAACCACAGACGAATGCCATGAGCCACATAGATGTAAGCAAATTGATATCGATGGGATCGAATATGCTGCAATTGAATATGCTGCAGACGAATAGCCGTCAGTCCGATGTGCCGACGAGACCCACCTACGATATGTTGTTCGCGGATAGAGATAGTTCTGTTAGACATTCCAGCAGTTTAAAGATGCAAAATCGTCATAACAGTCGGCCGCACTACAGAGACGAACCGTATTCGCGCAGATCTCCTCCACGGCATAAACAGCGTAGTGGGGATAGACGGAGGCgttaaattgaatgttttagTTCGCCAaaccatttttaattaaattttgcaatgaaattgCCAAATCTTTTTATTAACCTCCGACAGCAGTAACGGTCTTCGGCATAACTATTGAGTTTCCTAACCATCGGCAAATGTAGTCTGAATACCTGCATGAAGAGCACAACGTGGTACTGTTGGAAATGAAACGATGAAGTATGTGAGAATTGAGGAAGTGAGTTTGACAGTAAAGGGAATTTTAGTACAGTGagactaaaacaatttaaataaattattgtccGGGGAGcatggcctatttttggaaattttttccaaaatttccaaaaaattgccaaaaatttcctaaaactGGGAACGtccaaaaatcgaatttttccatcatttcgaaCTGTTTTGCCAACTGCTGAACTCAACCTTGCGTTTTAGCTGACTCTCAATTATCttctccaaaaaaatttccaaaaataggccctgccggGGAGGCACTCAGAAATCAGTACCCAGACAATTCTCTAAGAATCTCTAAGATCTTTTTGGAAGTCTGCAAAGGCAATATGGTGCAAGAGATGTTTATATCaggaaagtgaaattttaaatCCTCTTAGTCCGACTTCACTATGTCCAGCGAGCAATAATTCCTTGGCGATAATTCCCTGAttgataatttattcattaaaaattattcggTCGGGACaaagcactgctcctagcatgaacactgatttgacaagtgtcaaatttggagccTTTcgtgataagagctaccgcttacgATTGTTTGAAACTCGTTCAGGAACTGCAAACTCGTTGCcaaaagtgaagattttgacatattttgaaaagtgaaaagtgaaacttaacgaagagtttcTGAACGAGCTAAATTTGGTAAATAAACCAATAATATACCCTGCTTCAGATCATACCCAGCGTATCTCCGACACTTCTGACACAGAATTGTAGAGTGAGGAATATGACCGTAAGGGCTGAAAGACCCGCCTGAAGTGGTTGGAAAacttgtaaaataaatttttcctcAGAACGCTTTGCAACAACACTTGCATCTTCTTCAAAGGGCCCAAGTATTAGTTACCAGCGTCTAATTTCACAGATTGATACAATCctctacttcattagtttttacGTATACGAGGGTTGCTATCTATATTTGTGGACTCTGATACTTCTAGATGGTAGTCACTGTGGTAGCGGATAGCTTTGGGTCTTTTTAGGAGGAACTACACCAATAAGAACAATAACATGTTCTTGAGCCATTATATATATTACCATTTGGAAGCTACACATGACAGAGAGATACCAAGAATGGAAGACGTACCACGATGGTCtcaatatgaaaatttgactaaaaattaCGCCTGGCTCCCGTGACTAGTCGAAaggaattttttattgttctaCTGTGGTAATTCCTCCTAAAAAGACCCAAACTTGAGATCAGCGGGATGAAACAGTGTATCTAAGTCTAAGTACTCTAGAGAAAGACTTGACTggacgaattttctttttgttctgAGGCCACAAATTTGAATAGAAACCCTCGTACAATCCTACTGGTAAATACCACACCTAATGCATTGCATTTCAAATAACGTAGTACAATACGCCTCACATCACCACGCCATTGCCGCCGTACGGTAAActctagtttttttttttttttttgaacaacagTACATACGTGTGAGACCATCGGACGCACTCATTCTTTCGACGTGTCatctttcattttacaaaaaatttgttcatacAGTTTCCAATCTGTGAGCAAGCTGTTCGGTTGTGGTTCATCAGttttgcaagaaaaaaaaaagaaattcgcaAAGCTAACTTTCTAAACAAGAAAACATCTTTGAACGTCCTGATTAACTCCAGACACACAACAAATTCGTTACAATGGCACCAAAACAAATGATGAAAATCGCCAACGAGAAGGCCAGCAAATACATCACGATGCGAGGAAATGTACCCAAGACATCGGTGAGTGTGTGTGAAATTAATGTTGCATATTTACGTGTCTTGTTTTTATCGTTCCGGCTGTTCCAAGTGTTCCTTATTGtttctctattttttttcgcttcgaCGACATTAAATTTGTCGCCTTGAAAACAATCAACACCTTACGTCTGCTGTTTATTCGTATTTATCTACCTTGTCGAATGGGCATATTGTTTTTGccgaaattataaattttcctttttttgatGACTGGGTGCCAGTTGTgtcaataataattgaaatgcAAACGCGACGATATTGAGGcgacacaaaatgtaattggGAAAAACAAATTGCGACTCCGTTTCATCTTCAATATTGTTCGCACAATTCCATCGGCCTTATCACAATTTGGCTAGTTTCGATAAGCATTCATTTACCAACATATTGAACACATccaatacaaagaaataatcTGCAACGTGgtacatttttgtgttgtttcaAATGTAAATTGTTCAATATCGAATACAATCTCCGTCCAACCAATGTCGTCTGCATGTGTTGAATGCTCGTCTCTCGTTGATTTCGctgagagtttttttttacattggtACGGGTGACCTTAAATCGGAACCTTTTGCAATATTGGgccaaaaaacaaaatttccgaaaatcaaatttctttctCATTTGTTGCTCGAAATCCGAAACTCTAActtcgtaaaatgttcatatttGATCAACCTGCAGCGCAGTTTCCAATGCTCGTACACCGTGTGCTGTGTATGTAtagcaaacattttgaatGCGTTTCGTAAACATTCCTTTTGATGTAAGTTCCCTCCTCACACCGTAGTCCGGGTTACGAATTCATCATGATGTTCATATCTCGATTGTAATTGAATCTCTTGGAATCCATACCAACAATGAGAAGACGAAAATGTACACCAAAGAAGTCGTAACTTTTAGATGAGAGTTTAGCCCAAGTACATGAAACGTAACTTTGTTCCATCGCAAACATTTTGGTTATTTGAACTTTAATTAAGGAAATAATGGCTGGAATGTTCAATTCACAGTACGTACCCGGAAGTTGCTATCACATCAATTTACAATTACACGTTCTGAAGCTTCTGCAGTTAACGACCAATAAAATGAGTCATCGATTGGTTTTGCTTGTAAAGCGGAACTGTGCATGCATTCGGTGAAAATAGACTGTGCAATTTACGTCTAATTTTTGATACCATGTTCGAATAGTAACGGATTAATTAGACCAAACTTTTCCGTAGGGACAAACGCCGAATCAACTAGTTTTCGTTCCAGGTTTTCGTTTAATTGAGTAGCTCAGGTGGACGGGCCGGTCTTGGGCCAGTTAATGATTTTATGGCAAAAAACCAATTCTTTCCTTCTGTATCAATGAGGTTATCTACAACGAGATATCGGCGTACATGAATGCAACGCATTCAACGTCGATTCGAGTTATTTGCGTGAATGTATCATATTCGCACCGGACATTGCGTtaatttgattggaaattttaGATGAAAATATGTTTAGGGTCTGACCTAATGTTTATCATGTTAAGCACAAGCAGTGAACGGAATTTCCGCCCATCTTTGCTCTGTTTGCTgtgttttccaaaaaaattcagagTTTGTACTACAAACTTTGTAGGCTCAAAACAGAGGTGATATTAGAAGCTGTCAAATATGAGCAGCACAAACTCACAGCATTTTAACTTGATTCGAAAACGATATTTGCTTCCTAAATACTCCCATTAAATACGAGCTTTCTTTGTAGTACGAGCGAATGTTGTAATACGAGCCCATGCTGAAATAAGAGCGCCTTCTGTAACACAAGCCCTCTATGaccttttcttttgtttgttagcAGGGAGCAGTATTTGGTAGATTTACCCTATTTTGTAGTCACGAAAGGCAATCTTTAACTATTAATTTGCAAAAGTTCACTCCACCAAAAGTtataatcaaaatgtttttccagcTCTAGGTCATACTACTTCAAAGTGCATTAGCACTTACTCTACTTAGTCTTATCAGACCAGACCAATTCGTTACAATCGTTGCACATTGTTTTTACAAGTAAATTCAAACTGGTTTTCCACGTCGAATACAGTTGTGACGTTAACAATTTCGGCAGATAAATATCAACTGATTTGCAAACACGATTCCATTCCTATAATGTTGTGGTTACGTTGCTTCAATATCGGATTGAAAAATCTGTCCACGAATAGAGTACTACTCAACGTCTCAATCATACGTTTTCGAcctcttaaaaaaaatctatttcatGCGAGGCGatgtaattttgtgttttgataGTGATATTGCACCGTTTGCAAAACATTTGAACGTAATAGAGGTTACACAAGCGAATTGTTTCACTTTCTcaagaagtgaaaaaaaaagtcaattgCTCCATTGACTGTGATCAATTTGAAAGCATGCATGACCAATTCGTGCAGCATTCTGTTTGACCGTAATAAAAGTTAGTTTATTGAGAATGAATACACTGCTGTTGCCTACCTTCGTCACTTTATGATTGTTGAATAGTTCAACAATTTTACTCAATAACAAGGAGCGTAAAATAGAGCAGTTACACATCCATGATTGATAATTTCGTTAATTCCTGTGGGAAGCCTTTAAAATCTGGTAGTTAATTGAAATAAGAGAGAAGATAGGCGGCGGAGGCAGACGTAGAATATTTTTGACTTAAGTATGGATTCACGGATGTCCTAATTAAATttctagaaattttattttctattaacAAAATTCCCTCTTGAGCAGAGGCggattcagaaaattttctgaGGCTGGtccattcaaattttcgataaattgcattttgaaGGAACAAAAAGAATTAACATTTTGACCCGGGCGGCCGTGACAACTGCGACTGCTCTGCTCTtgagccaatttttttttagaaaataagaaatttaattacaaaattgcTTATGACGTATATTTTCAAGGCATAAGTGTCGGATGGGGTCCGGTTGAGCCTTATAAATTAGTCGATTTTCTCATGAATTTTCTAAtcctaaattttcattttgtttactttCAGAAAAGCAAAGAAGATCAATATCCAGTTGGTCCATGGTTGCTGGCACTCTTTTTGTTTGTCGTTTGTGGTTCAGCTATCTTCCAGATCATCCAATCGATCCGTATCGCATAAATAACTTGaatatcataaattttttgaattgacCTGCCTAAGtttctaaactttttttttgtaaaatcaagagaatttttttcgtttatattttttactgttaattttaaaaaaaattaaaaaaaaaatgggaatttaaGTAAATCCGTCTATACtcataaatgaaatcaaaattttttttatttcttgtttCGGTTGATTCGGTACGATAATCGGGTCGTGTCGTTTTTCTCGGTGTCAATGACTAGGaattttatttcggatttCTTTTCGACATAAAACCAAAGCTATTCGTCGGCCTACAGGTGTGGTCATTTAAGTTTTCCAACCGTTTTCCAATTAATGTTTTGGTTTTAGCCCGAGGAAAGTGGTTTCACTTAATTGTTCTGATCGGTATTAAATTGCAAGCATCACTGGCCCTTAAATGGCCCAAAATGTTGATGCGATGTGTGGTTTGAAAAGCTTTCGTTTTTGGAATGGAATTTGATCATTTGATATTCCAAAAGCAAATATCACCAACAACGGCTTGGGCCACTTCAGGCCAGTGATGCTTGATATTTAATAACTTCCCTCGGACTAGCCGGCTACAGGAAcccgattatcgataaaatttaatttattttttgtgtcaaaCTTTTCAACGTAATTCAGTTGTATTGATGAGTTGAAAATGTTGGCAGGAAAAGGGtatgaaacatttcaaattaccCCAGttataatttaacaaaaaattttatttgaaagaaattgctGAAGCACAAAAACTTATTATGAACACACATCTTCAACGCAAGTCCCATCATCACAAACTCCCAATAAAAAACCAATGGGACTGGTGCGTGATGGACTTTGATTTGTCAATCATTTAATCGCatgtaaataaacataaataactcaaaacaattttcagaagaatcaaacaagaaattgaaattgaaattcaaaattttatttttatttaacttaaACGTGATACAAGTATTCGGTTCACAAAATGTCTCAAGCATTccatcaatgaaaattttcttttttatcgaaggtgcaaatgaaaattgaagaaaaattattgaataaaaatgtgagATGTTGTGcaagaaatgtttgttttcgttagattttatcaattacaattagGTATTTACGGCACATTCAGCCTCTTCGATACAAAACCTTGTTGCTAGCAGAACGTTGTTTCACGTAGTACCGTAATTTGTCACCCGCTCGAAATTCGATTGAGGCCGTTTAGGATCGCGATATGAAGACATTTTTGTTTGAGCTACCTTGTAAAGGGATGAggattttcataatttactTCAGATTATGTTATGCAAACAACGAGAGAATCAAAGGCGAGTAGAATGAGTTTGGACAGCACTTACAAATAAGAATCCCTCTAGACAGTAACACTACAATGGCATGCGAggtatcgttgaaaagcttaaccgtcacagacggcaagcatattaacggttttactatctgatctattacttcatttgatcgaagattttcatagattgatttcagaaatcttctACTTGATTTGCTTTGAActtgctttttgctatataagaactctttagtcagagcttgtcgtttattattactgtcgttgtcgataacagatgacagccgtctgtaacaggttaattcaACCTCTTCTAGGACAACCTATTTCAGAAACAAAGACATTCACCAAGTGAGAAAGATAACTTTTCAAAGTTCATGAAGCTTTTCGGATTTGTGTTGCAtcaaggcttgatttccacttatcaaaaaagtactcaatgcgagagacaaaattgaatttttaaaatttttgcttttttgagTTGAAACCAtatttaaaatgcaaattttcttgACATTTTGCtctcaattttgaaaaactctTTTGTTAGATTTCTAATGTATTCGTGAGTTAAGCAATTTTCCGTT
Above is a genomic segment from Bradysia coprophila strain Holo2 chromosome IV unlocalized genomic scaffold, BU_Bcop_v1 contig_106, whole genome shotgun sequence containing:
- the LOC119070846 gene encoding RNA-binding protein 7, translated to MSEYEDEDSRTVFIANLSDKVTEALLYELFMQGGPLEKVSQPKDKDGRARAFAFVTYVHAVSVPYAVSLFQGTQLFNRELTIKPRNSNNPNAQQRPENPMPQQPQPLRNPFDSNARFGNNGSSRFDRPDQLSSLRSGFNPIPTKASMQMQPLLSQRTSNQPQTNAMSHIDVSKLISMGSNMLQLNMLQTNSRQSDVPTRPTYDMLFADRDSSVRHSSSLKMQNRHNSRPHYRDEPYSRRSPPRHKQRSGDRRRR
- the LOC119070861 gene encoding stress-associated endoplasmic reticulum protein 2, with the translated sequence MAPKQMMKIANEKASKYITMRGNVPKTSKSKEDQYPVGPWLLALFLFVVCGSAIFQIIQSIRIA